From the genome of Oxyura jamaicensis isolate SHBP4307 breed ruddy duck chromosome 2, BPBGC_Ojam_1.0, whole genome shotgun sequence:
CTAGTTAATGCATGGAGCTGGAAAGCACAAAGGTGATAACATGTGATCCTACAATTATATTATACTCATATTTTATCTGTTATTTTCCAGCCAAAAAGACATGCACCTACTGCCTCCACCCTTTTTCTTGCAACACTTCTTCAAAAGCTGCTGCCTTTAAAGCTGTTGATGCACATATGCATAGAAACAGTCCCACATAGCAAAACAGATTGCTTAGTAAagaaatatacatatgtattttgaaaataggGTTTTATTGGAAGTTTATCAAAAATGTCTGATATCTTTTTTAAGAAAGGCACTTCAGacttcagtcctttttttttttagctttgggTTCTTGTGGCAGTTGAGACAATTCACTTTCTTCAACTTCacaatgctttcttttctttttctttgactttttgtGGTCACTTTGGTAACCACTAGAGTCACTGGCAGGCAATACATGTTGCTGTTCTTCTTgcttatgttttttctttttcttcttcttgtttttatcATCACATGTTCCATTCACAGGATCAACACTTTGCTCTTCTGCATTGTTCCCCCCAGTGTTATCTGTCTCATCTGGAGGCTCCTCCATGACATTATCTCCCCTAGAGTCATTCAAgctgtttttctcatgttcagGATTTTGAATTTCCTCTCCATTTGCACAGTCAGTGATGCTCTCAGATATTTTGGGCTGCATGCTGTAAGGAAATATACAAAGTAAGGTGAGATAGAAAATCTTGGGGTATGTCACACAGTGAAATGTCAAATTTTTCTGAAGCACAGTATTTACatcaagtaaataaaatatacaaatggaaaatatgaaacTCTAgttagagaaaaatataatgcGTGTTAACACTTTCAACTTAATTTCTACTACCTGACcaccttcttttattttaccaATGAATCAATATTCTTTCCCAAACCTTAGTCTAAATTTCTTCTCTAACATCCTGTAGACaccattttgttatttcattttttcttttattcactCATCCAGTAATTTATAATTACACACAGTGCAGTACACCTTTTTTGTTGGTTCATCAGTTATTCACAAACACACAACAACCTGCTCAATCATACCTGAGACACGCTGCTGGTTTTACCAAGCAAttgccttgctgaagtctgtacagataaaacaaagaagacaccagaaaaaacaaaaacaaaaatacaaaaccaagcaataaaagcaacaacaaaccaacgccccttcccccccaaaaaaaataaaaacaaaaacccagcaGGCATCCAGCAAGTAATAGCACCGGAGAAAACACCTAGGACTCATAAGGAAAGAATGCAGTTAAAACTACGAAGACACAGATGCCCCCAGTGTCACTGGGGACAAAATGGTTAAGCTTCATTCTGAATTCATGAAAACAATCCAGAACATCCTTTCAGATTAAACACAACTCTATGGATCTCcaaaaaatgttatgatttCATCAGTAATATTTAtattgtacattaaaaaaaaagttaatccCAGTggtaaagaaaaatgctcagcaaatgaccattaaaaaaaaaattaaataaaactcttTCAAAGATATCACTATTAAGATTTTTAGCTAGTTGCTCTGAAAACATAGAGGCATAAGTGAACAGATGAAGGTCATGCATTTTCTCATATCATCTTTGAGTTCAAAGATGTTTCTGCAAGCATATAAGTCACCTGCATGTAACTACTTGTGCTTATGTAACTGTtagtatgtgtgcatgtgtgcagaAATACCAACATAAACATTGTGTTCAGAAACTGGAACATTTTTACTTGAAAAGCCTAGAAAGTAACTCTAGTTTTCAGGTGTTATTTTGAACATGtactatatacatatacacacaatCAACAGTTCACAGGACAGCAGTAGGATTTTTAAAGCTCAGaaaacctatttttatttttccgGAGAAAATTTCCATGCAAGTCCTAAGTCCATGCACTAAGTTTAATTTGACTAACACAAACTAACTATAGATGAGGGTTAGTGTAAAAACAGGGAAGCTTAAAGCCTAAGGAgttaaatcaaattatttaacTTATAACAAATCcattaaaacagttaaaaaatattaacttttatgGCACATTACCTTGTTTTAGTCAGTCCTCCTCGAATGAAGAAAACTCCAGCTGCATCAGAATCTAAGTGTGATACTCGAAATTTCAGTTCATCCCCTACTTTTAACCCTAACTCTTGCCACTCTGCAGCTGACATTTGTTCAGGTTTAGGGATAGAAGCATTGAAGCATCCATGTATCAGACAACCAATATGACTGGGAGCCACTTTATTAATTACaccctaaaaaagaaaaagaatgtcaTATAAAGCTCTATTACAGATTATCCCTTTGAACTTATAGGTGATGCATGTTCAGTTTCCTACGTAGAAACTTTTGGACAAAGCTTTCTACACACAAGTTAGAACTCTGTTTATCTAGCAAGTAAGTAAAATGTTctacactaaaataaaaactgtttttgagaaacttctcagaaagagcagtcaggcattggaatgagttgcccagggaggtggtggcatcaccgtccctgggggtgttcaaggaaaagttggacgtggtgcttcgggacatggtttagtgggtgacattggtggtagggggatggttggactagatgatcttggaggcctttttcaaccttaatgattctatgattctcttcACACAGTCCTGTTCAGTGAACCTGTatctgtaaaaatgaaagtcaAAGCACGGAATTTACCTATATTGAGTACATCCATCAGTCATCCTGGCAACTAAAGCAATGGCTTTAAAGCCATTTTAAGTCCTATTTACTTGTCTGAAATTACTTTCATGCTGGTACAGCACTACTTAGCAGCTAAAGATACAGATGACACATAAGAAGCCTTTATGTACTCTGCTCAGTGGGTTTCTGACACATTTGCACATCTAACCTTATTCACCTTTGCTCTCCTCAAAGATGAATGAAGGACACCGAGAGGGTGTCTCCTCAGAGATGAATTTGAGAGGTGTGTTCATCCACTTTCTACCAAATGAcctatttatttcttaatgacATTTACAGAAAGGCATGTGCTATGCCACAAAAAACATGGCATAACAACACATGTAAGAAAACCAAGTTGAGAGTTTCAATACATGTTCTGACACCGGTGAGTTAAGCTTAAAGCTGCTCCCTGAGCCATGTTATTTCCTTTTACTGAAAAGCAGGTTTAAGTGCTGCTCTAgtacttaaaagaaataaattcatcaGCACACCCTAAACGTTACTGCCACTATTAAATAAGAGTAAACTCATTCATTTAAGAATTACCTGCTCTTTAGAAAGAAACTGCTATTTAATAAATTTcacagaataatagaatcacagaatgtgggtcccttccaactcggatgAAGATCACTGAGttcaactcctgggtccccaaaggaccatccattaaaaaacaaacaaacaagaaaacaacaacaacaacaacaaaaaaaacagatcatgTCTGGTGTCTGCGAGCACTGTTCAAATGCTTTGTGACCActaccctgggcagcctgtcccagtgcccgaccaccctctgggtgcagaacctttccctaacacccagcctgaccctcccctgtcccagccccatgccgttccctcaggtcccgtcgctgtccccagagagcagagctcagcgcctgcccctccgctcccctcatgaaggagctgcaggccaccatgaggcctcccctcagcctgctctgctcggggctggacaaaccaagggacttcagctgctcctcatgtgTGTTTCCCTTTAtacccttcaccatctttgtcaccctcctctggaggCCCTTTAATAGTTTTGTGTCCTTATACTGCGGTGCCCCAAACTGCATGCTTGAGGTGAGCCTATCACATTTAGGGCTAGACAGCACAGACACATGACAATATTGACTACTACTATAAACTACTACTGAACTATATAAACTACTCACATGCTAAGAAACTACCCACAGAAATTACTAGACTACATAAGTCCCAGCCCACTGCTTTTGATGGAGATAAGTCAAGCCTTGGTAACTTACACAAAAAATGCCCCGAGAGGTACCGGTGTGTTTACGTaccaccatttttttccccttcttggGGCTGAAGATGACGAAGTCGGCCTCTATGTTCAAGTGCACGAAGCCCTGGTCGTCGCGGATGTCGCCGAGCTCCCCCACCACCCGCACGTTGTCGTAGGCCACCGGCACGCCCTGGAGGCTGCGGAGGAAGCAGAGCGAGCCGTGAGCGGGGCGCCCACCCCCCGgggcctccccccccccaccccccaggcGGGCCGAGGGCTTTCCCCACCGCAGGAGAGCCCGCGGGGGTCGCCCCGTGCCCGGCCGCACCTCTCCGAGTAGCGCAGCAGCTCGGCGTCCAGCTGGGCGCGGATGCCCGTGCGCTTGCGGCCGAGGTAGCGGGGAGGCAGCGCGATGTGCCGGCGGTGCGGCGCCACCACCAGGCACGAGTAGCGCCGCCCCACCAGGCCGCGGGCCGCGGCGAAGGACGGCAGctcggcggcgggcggcggcggcggctccccggGCACGGCCATGCTGCGGAGCCCGGCCGCGGCGCGGAGAGATGGCGTCAGGGGCCCGCCGCGGCGTGAcccggccgcgccgccgccaCGGGCAGTGACGCAGTTCCGAGGGCGCGATGCGGAACGGCCcggggggcttggggagggTGCGCCGTGAGGGGGGCGTGAGGTGGGGGAGGGCTGGGGTGCCTTGTCTGAGCGGTAAAGTGCCGTGCACGTGTATTCGGAGTTACAGAGCTTCCACGTGTATTCGGTTACAGAGACTTGCACACGTGTTCAGAACCCTGACATCCTGCTGCTGAGTTGCATCCCACGTTTCTGCGCCTCAGAAGAGTCATAGAACCATtatggttggaaaagacctccaatatcacctggtccaaccatccccctatcaccactgtcacccactaaaccatgtcccgaagcaccacgtccaacctttccttgaacaccccagggatggtgatgccaccacctccctgggcagcctgtttgagtgcctgaccactctgagaagaaatgtctcctcatgtacaacctaaacctcccctggcacaatttgaggccattccctctagtcctatcactaggtacctgtgagaagaggccgacccccagctccccacgcctttctttcaggtagctgtagagagcaataaggtctcccctgagcctcctcttctccagactaaacaactccagttccctcagccactccttacaggacttgtgctccaggcccttcaccagcttcgtagcccaAACACAGTTATCTGTGCGAACAGCTAGAAGCAGAGGTTTATATCCATAAACCATATCTATGCTCTTAGCCATACTGTTTAGTTCCTCTTTAGATTATGCCTCAGTGATCAGCATAACTTATTTTCTCCATTCAACTGAAAGGTTTTACCTGTAGTGACCTTTACCACACACAAAATTATTCCACAATCCAAAATTTAACATGCAGCAGTTCAATCAAAATACTGCTGCGAAGATTGCATAGGGATTAACCATTGTCGTAAGTTTAAATTGCTGCGAGTGGTTTTCTTCGTACGTGGCActgttaagaaaaacagaatttgttttctgttgccaGGGCCTGAGTCTGATTTGTGCATATAATGAGAAACTTTGTAACACTTTATTAAACACATATTAAAAggtggaaggagaagaaagataaAGGTTATAAAAGTCATAAAAAGGGATGCAGGTGCACAGTACACTGCAAATGACCTACCAAATAAGCTGcagtaattacaaaaaaaagcttgttgTCTTATTCTAACCAATGGAACTTGCGGCtagttggaaaaaaagttttgtccAGAAAAGTCAGCAAGACTTTATAAAAAACACCACGTTGCACAGTATTGGCTTAAGATTTTAAACTGATTTAACTGAACTGCTGCAAAATCTTGAAAAGCTattctttctttgatttcaatCTATGTCAATTTAACTTGTATTAGTAAAAGTACACTTTTATACTGATTAACTCCACATGGGGATTTTGATATACCAATTTTATTAAAGGtgttaaattttctttatattataGAGGCCTAAGAAACACTGTTGTTCTATAAAGACAAACCTTACTTCATATATCAGAAATCCTTGAACTCCCTATAAAATATTAAGTGATGCAAAAGCCTTTTGAAACTACTCACAACTACAATATCAGATTTTCTTCAACTGTATATACAGCGCAGATAAAGCATTGTTAGTTTTCATAGCTGAAACAAGTGGTACTTTA
Proteins encoded in this window:
- the POLR1F gene encoding DNA-directed RNA polymerase I subunit RPA43 → MAVPGEPPPPPAAELPSFAAARGLVGRRYSCLVVAPHRRHIALPPRYLGRKRTGIRAQLDAELLRYSESLQGVPVAYDNVRVVGELGDIRDDQGFVHLNIEADFVIFSPKKGKKMVGVINKVAPSHIGCLIHGCFNASIPKPEQMSAAEWQELGLKVGDELKFRVSHLDSDAAGVFFIRGGLTKTSMQPKISESITDCANGEEIQNPEHEKNSLNDSRGDNVMEEPPDETDNTGGNNAEEQSVDPVNGTCDDKNKKKKKKKHKQEEQQHVLPASDSSGYQSDHKKSKKKKRKHCEVEESELSQLPQEPKAKKKKD